The genome window GGATTGTTCACCAGGATCACCCGCGTGCGGTCGGTCACGGCACGGCGAAGTTCCTCCGGATCGGGCCGGAAGTCGGGCAGATGCAGCGGAACGGTGCGGTGCACGCCACCGGCCAAGCCGATGAGGCCTCCGTAGGCGTCATAGAACGGTTCGAACGTGACGACTTCGTCGCCAGGCTCCAGCAGAGCGAGGAGACTGGCGGCGATCGCCTCGGTCGCGCCGGCGGTCACCAGCACTTCGCGCTCAGGATCGACCGTGAGGCCGTAGAAGCGTGCCTGGTGTTCGGCGATCGCCGCACGCAGATCGGGGAGTCCGAGCCCGGGCGGGTATTGATTCACACCGGCCCGGATCGCCCCGATCGCAGTGTCGAGCACTTCGCTGGGACCGTCTTCATCGGGGAATCCCTGACCCAGATTGATCGCGCCGGTGCTCGCCGCGAGTGCACTCATCTCGGCGAAGATCGTGGCGGCGATCCGGCCGTCGGTCCCGAGGAGCCCTGCCCCGCGTGCTGCTGCCTGCCATGATCCGCTGACCGTCATCGGTGTCCCTCCTCGCGCTGTGAGTCCAACCTACGACCTGGTCTGCTCACGCGGCGTTCGGTACGTTAAGCAGAGTCATTGGCAGGCGGTAGCTCGCCCACAGGACTCGCAAATAGAACGTCCAGGTTCAACACCCAAGCTGTGAGTGCTTGGAAGGAGCAACACAATGACGGACACCCCGATCACACCGGAACCAGCGAAGCCCGACCACGACGCCGCCGCGGAGCCGGTCGTGGATGCGGTCGCCCAGAACATTCCCGAGCCGGCACAGGCCCCGGTTGCGGACACCACCTCCGCGGTCCCAGCGGAGCCTGCCGCGCAGACACTGGAGTCCCCGGCTCCGATCGAGCCGTCGGTCGCTGCCCCCGAGGTGCCGACCGCCGCTGAGGTGCCGGCCGTCGCTGAGGTGCCGACCGCCGCTGAGGTGCCGACCGCCGCTGCGGTGCCGGCCGTCGCTGTCGCGCCGATCCCCTCCGAGGGCCAGGCGACCCAGCCCCAGGGCGTTGCCGCACCGACCGCGACGCAGCCGACGCAGCCGCTCCCGCCGCAGGCGTATGGGCAACAGCCGTACGGCCAGCAGCCCGCCGCCCCGCAGCAGTATGGGCAGCAGCCCTACGGCCAGCAGTCGACGGCTCAGCAGCCCACCGTTCCGCAGCCGAACTATGGCCAGGGGTCCTTCGGCCAGCCCGGCGCACACGCCCCCTACCAGGGTGCCCCTCAGCAGCCGTACGCCCCGCAAGCGCCGAACCAGCAGTACGCGACCCAGAACGGTGGAGCCCCCGCCGGGGCAGCGCCCAAGACGGCGAAGAAGCGTTCGACCGGGGTGATCATCGCAACCCTCGCGATCGGCGCTCTCATCGGCGGTGTCGCCGGAGCCGGAGCCGGGGTCGGGATCTACGCCGCATCCGGTGCGAACAACGCCGTCATCAAGACGGCCACCGGCCCGCAGAACATCACGGTCAACAATGCGAACGACGCGACGACTGTGACAGCGGTGGCCGCGAAGGCCTCCCCGAGCGTTGTCACCATCTCCGTCACCGGGAGCAGCGAAGGCGGCACCGGTTCCGGGATCGTCCTGACATCCGACGGGTACATCCTGACGAACACGCACGTCGTCACGCTCGACGGCCAGGCCTCCAACGTCACCATCTCGGTGCAGGACAACAATGGCAAGATCTACACGGCCAAGATCGTCGGCACCGACCCCACGACCGATCTCGCGGTGATCAAGCTCGACGGCGCATCCGGGATGGCACCGATCACGTTCGCCGACTCGAGCAAGCTCAACGTCGGTGACACGGCCGTCGCCATCGGCGCGCCGCTCGGACTTTCCGGAACAGTCACCGACGGAATCGTGAGCGCGCTGAACCGCAGCATCAGCATCGCCTCCTCGGCTGCGCCGAAGAGCTCCGACGGATCCAGCGGCGGCGGCAGCGGTGGCGACAGCAACGGCAACCCCTTCAACTTCGACTTCCCCGGTCAGGGTGGAAGCGGCAGCGGAAGCCAGTCGCAGACTCAGACGCAGGCCACGATCTCGTTGCCGGTCATCCAGACCGACGCCGCGATCAACCCGGGCAACTCCGGTGGCGCGCTCCTCAACGCGAAGGGCGAGCTGATCGGCGTCAACGTCGCCATCGCCAGCGCCAGCGGCTCGTCCAGCTCCGGCACGCAGTCGGGCAACATCGGGGTGGGCTTCTCCATCCCGTCGAACCTCGCCAAGCGGGTCTCCGACGAGCTGATCAAGAACGGTTCGGCCAGCCACGGTCTGCTCGGTGCCTCGGTCGTCGACGCCAGCTCCGACGCGAAGGCCACGACGGTCGGCGCCGAGATCAAGACGGTCACGAGCGGCGGTGCCGCAGCCGGCGGCGGTCTGAAGGCGGGCGACATCGTCGTCGGTTTCAACGGTCTCCCGATCACCAGCGCGACCGACCTGACCGCGCAGGTGCGCGCGCTCGCGGCCGGGTCCAAGGCAGATCTGACCTACATCCGCGACGGTCAGACGAAGACAACCTCGGTCACCCTCGGATCGCTCCCCGCGAGCTGATCCGCGACCGCTCGGCGCAAAGGCCGTCCCGCTTTCGGTGGGGCGGCCTCTGCGCGTTCGGGAGCCGCCGACCCCCGGCTGATAAGCTCGAACAACCCGAACGAATGGACCAGATGCCGGACACTGCCGCACAGAACACCCTCCCCGGTGTCTCGTACGTGATGCCCGTTCTGAACGAGGTCACCCATGTTCGCGCGGCGGTGGACAGCCTTCTCCGGCAGGACTATGCCGGGCCGTTCGAGGTCACTCTGGCGCTCGGCCCGAGCATGGACGGCACGACCGAGCTCGTCGCCGAGCTGGCCGCGGTCGACCCGCGCATCCACGTCGTCGACAATGTGGTCGGCTCGACACCGGCCGGGCTCAACCTCGCCATCCGCGCATCGCAGTACCCGATCGTGGTGCGCGTAGACGCGCACTCCGTGCTGCCGCCCGACTACGCGCGCATCGCGGTCGAGACGATCGAGCAGACGGGGGCCGACAACGTCGGCGGTCTGATGGATGCCCAGGGCACCACCCCCTTCGAGGCCGCGGTCGCCCGCGCGTACGGCAGCAGAATAGGTCTGGGGGGCACGAAACTGCATGTCGGGGGCGAAGCAGGTCCGGCCGAGACGGTCTACCTCGGTGTGTTCCGCCGCGACCGCCTCCTCGAGGTCGGACTCTTCGACGAAGGAATCAAACGCGGGCAGGACTGGGAACTCAACCGCCGGCTGCGGAGCACGGGCGGGACCGTCTGGTTCACCCCGGAGCTCAAGGTGACCTACCGCCCACGTCCCAACCTCTACCGGCTCGCCCGGCAGTTCGTCTCCACCGGCGTGTGGCGTGGCGAGCTCGCCCGCCGCTTCCCAGCCGCGAACGGGTTGCGCTACTTCGCCCCACCGGTCATGGTCATCGCGGTGGCGGTCGGGTTGATCCTCGGAATCGTCGGGATCGTCCAAGCCGCGGTGGGGGCTGCACCGTGGCTGCTGCTCGGGTTCGCGGTTCCGGCCTTCTACATCCTCGTTGTCATCGCCTCCGCAATCCTCTGGGGTCGACGCGACGGACTTCGCTCGTTCCTGTGGTTTCTCGTAGTCTTGCCGTGCATCCATTTCTGCTGGGGGATCGGCTTCGTGCTGGGGTACCTCTCCCTCACGCGCAATATCACGGCCCACACGGGAAGGTAGCCATGTCAGCCCCTGACAGCGGTGCGCGCGGCGCGCGCCCCACCTCGATCGCCGAGCTGCGTGCTGTCGCACAGCCCCCGGAGGTGCGCGGTCGACGCAACGCCGAACACTGGACGGCGTCGCTCTACCTGCGAAATCTGTCCCCGTACCTCACCTGGTTCCTCCTGAAGACGCCGATCTCGGCCAACGGCGTGACCGGGCTGATGATCCTCGTCGGCTGGGCGACCGCGGCTTCCCTGCTCATCCCGGGGATCGCTGGTCCGGCGCTCGCCCTCGTGCTCGGCCAGCTGCAGATGCTCGTCGACTGCTGCGATGGCGAAGTCGCACGCTGGCGCAAGACATCGTCGCCGGCGGGGATCTTCCTCGACAATGTCGGGCACTACTCCACCGAGACGCTCATCGCCATCGCGCTCGGGTTCCGCGCCGCCGGTTACCCGTTCCAGGCCCCCGACGACTTCCTCTGGACGAACCTCGGCACGCTGCTCGCCCTCATCGTGGTGCTCAACAAGGCCCTCAACGACATGGTGCGGGTTGCGCGGGCCAACGCGGGGCTGACGAAGCTCGCCGACACTCAGAGTGAGTACGCGCCCACCAACGGCGCCATCGCCCGGCTGCGCCGGGTTGCGCGGTTCGTGCCGTTCCACCGGCTCTACCACTCGGTAGAACTGACGATCCTGATCTTCGTGTTCGGGATCGTCGGGCTGTTCATCGGAGACCAGCTCGCCGACCGCATCCTGCTGAGCGCACTCGTGCCGCTGGCGCTTCTGGCACTCGTGGGGCACTTCGTGACGATCATGGCGTCCAAACGGGTTCGTGGCTGAGGCGCGGGTCGGCGTCGTCGTTCTCACGCAGGGAACGCGCCCTGACGAGTTGCGCCACGGCATCGACTCGGTGCTCGCCCAAGTCGGCGTGAGCACCGACATCGTGGTGGTGGGGAACGGCTGGGATCCGGCGACCTCCGACCCTCCGCTACCGCCCGGTGTCGGAATCCTGCACCTGGAGGAGAACCTCGGCATCCCGGCCGGTCGCAACAGTGGTGTGCCGCTCGTGGAGGGGGAGATCCTTCTGTTCCTCGACGATGACGCGAGCATTCCGTCGTTCCGGTTCCTCGCAGACGCGATCGCACTGCTCGGGCGGGACGCGAGCGTCGGGATGATCCAACCTCGCATCGTCGACCCATCGGGCACGATGTCACCCCGGCGGTGGATCCCGCGCATCCGTAAGGGCGACCCCGCCCATTCCAGCCCTGTCTTCTCCGTGTGCGAGGCCGTGATCGTGATGCCGCGCCGCGTTTTCGAGCGGACAGGCGGCTGGGCTGCACCGTTCTTCTACGCCCACGAGGGCATCGACCTGGCTTGGAAGGTCTGGGATCAGGGCCTGCGAACCTGGTATGCCGGCGAACTCGTCGTCAACCATCCGGCGGTCTCTCCGACCCGCCACACCGAGTACTACCGTCTGAATGCTCGCAATCGGGTGTGGCTGGCGCGGCGCAACCTGCCGGTCGTCTTGATGCCGCTCTACGTCGGATCGTGGACCGGCATCCAGATCGTGCGCTGGTTCCGTCGCCCAGCCGCGCTCAAAGCGTGGTTCGGCGGCTGGGCGGAAGGCTGGCGGAGCGATCCGGGCGAGCGCCGTCCGATCAGCTGGTCGACCGTGTGGCGGATGGCGCTGGCCGGTCGTCCACCGATCGTCTAGCGCAGTGACCCGTCGAGATCAGTTCTCGCCGGGTTCGATTGCGGGCGCCTCCGTCCATCCACGCCGGGGGAGGGCGCCGCGCACAACGCGTCCCGCGCGGATCGCAGCATCACCCGCGCCGGCGCCAAGCCGTCGCGCGCCCCCGACCGTGGCAGCCAATGAGCGGGCCGCGATGGTGCCCTCACCACCGGATCGGACGCGCACGGTGCGCGCTTGCGGTGCAAGCGCGGCAGCAAAGGTTGCCGGAGCGGCGCCGAAGGCGAGGCGTGAATTCTGCACGACTCGTCGACCGACGATGTGGTTGCCTGCGCCGCCGATCACAGCGCCGACACCGAACGGGATGGCCCGTGCGACGAGACTCGTGCCACCGCGCACCGCGAACTGCCGCAGGAAGATGCTCTTGAGCCGGTCGACGAGCGGCCCCACAGCCATGGTCGGCAGGCTCGAAGTGACGAGTTCGCCCCAATAGGCGGAGCGGGTGCCGCCCCCGCCGGTCACCTGGCCGGCGAGCTGACGAACCAGGTCGGAGCCCTCCCGACCAAGCATCATGGTGAGCACGAGCGCGCGGGCGCGATCGGGGTCGTCGACGGCGATGCCGTGCAGTTCGCTCAGGGACTGCGCGTAGAGGGCGGTCGCCTCGAGGAAACCGGCAGTCTCGACCCCCGAGAGGACGAGGGTGAGGCCGGTGCCGATCGCCGGCACGACCGCCGTCACACCGACCGCCGCGCCCCCGGCGGTGACGGTCGCCAGATAGCGACGCTCGATGATCGTTGCGAGGTCGGACGGGGTGGCCTCGGGATGTCGCCGACGGATGCTGCGCAAGTGGGCGAGGACGACCGGGCGATGGATGGCGAGGAACCGATCGAGCGTCGTGTTGAGCAGCTGCGGAGTGTCGCCGCCCTTCGGCGGGCCGCCGGTGACCGAGACGATCGGCTTCTCTTGTTTCCCCATCGTCCGAGTTTACGTGGCCTCCCTGAACGCCGTCTCGAATACACGCATAGTCGGTGGTCTGGCCTGGAGGTCGACAGGCCCGAGGTGAGCCCGCTCTGGAATGAGATGTTTGATACCCGTAGGTATGTTGTATGGCAGAAAGACACTCCCGGGCCGCCCAGATTCTTGGCGAGCGAGTACGCACCGCACGAATGAAACTCGGACTCAGTCAAGAAAGCGTCGCGGATCTTGCTCAGATGCATGTGACCAATTTCGGGAAGATCGAACGGGGTTCCGCGAACCCGAGTCTTCACACGATCGTGCGCATCTCCAGCGTGCTCGGAATCGACCCCGCCATCCTCATCGGGGGATTGGATGGTGACGACCTTCCCGCAGCCCTGCGTGTTCTTACGGCGGCCGAGTTCATGCGCGAACGCCGAAATCGCACCCGTCGCTGAACGCGTGAGGGGGCCGCGCCCGCCTGTTTCGGGGGCCCGCCGGCCCGAGCCCCCGATTCAGCGCGTCAGAAACTGACGTGCCAGAGATATTCGGAACCATCGGACCGGAACCAGCGCACGACGAGAATCGTATCGCGCTCGATTCGAGCGCCGGTGACGGTGGCGTCGACGGCGGCACCCGGGGCGATGGAGGTGGGGGAGCTGACCTGCAGGCGCGATCGGCCCGCAATGCTGACGGAGACGCCGTGGAGCATCTCTCGGCTCGTGTTCACGAGACGATAGACCGGCGGTGCGCTCCGGTCGACACGCCAGGGAACCCGATGGGCGAGGCGAGGCGAACGTCGGACGGATGAGGGACTGTGAAGAACTCGATAACGAACCATGTGGCTAAAATAACCACCCCGTCCGACGCCCCGCGCCCTCTCCCGATCACGCCGAGAAACCAGTGGATAACTTCACAGCCCGCGACCCTGTGGAGGAGTCTTCGTGAGGTCGAAAAGCAGTCCTGATCGGGGGAAAGTATTCAGGACCCGTAGTCCACGTTGTACAGGTCGAGAACGTCGTCGATGGGTCCGTCGAGAACGAGCTTCCCCTTGTCGAGATAGAGTCCGCGCGTACAGAATCGACGCAGATCCTTTTCGTTGTGCGAGACGAAGAACAGCGTGCGGCCGCCGTCGAGGAGCTCCTCGATACGGGTGTAGCACTTCTCTCGAAAACTCCGATCGCCCACGGCGAGGACTTCGTCCACCAGGATGATCGGTTCCTCCAACTGGGAGATGACCGAGAACGCGATGCGCACCTTCATTCCGCTGGACAGGTGCTTGTACGGCGTGTCGACGAAGTCGCCGATCTCGGCGAAATCGATGATGCTGCCGAAACGCTCGTCGATCTGCGCTTTCGACATGCCGTGCAGACCCGCGGTGAGATAGACGTTGTCGCGCACGGTGAGGTCGTCGACGAACCCGCCGGTGATCTCGATCAGCGGGGCGACGCCATCGTCCACGCGCACCGTTCCCTCGTCGGGAAGCATCACGCCGGCCACGAGTTTGAGCAGAGTCGACTTCCCTTGGCCGTTGCGCCCGACGACGCCGATCGACTCACCGCTGTGCACCGTGAATGAAACGTCGCGCAGAGCCCAGAAATCGTCGGGGCGGACGCGCCGCTGTCGAGTGCTGAAGAGATCCTTGAATGAGCGGCGGCCGCCCCGGTTCCGGCGGAAGCGCACACCGAGCCCGGTGACGGAGATGACGGGTTCCGGCATCAGATCTCCTTCAGAACGGCGGCTTCACAGCGGCGGAAGACGAGCACCCCGATGCCGAGCAGGATCAGGGAGACGAGGCTGCTCGTGAGGACGAGATGCCAATCCAGCTCCTGGGCGAAGAAGGTCGATCGGTAGATGCTGAACAGGCCGGTGAGCGGGTTGAAGGCGGCGATGTCCCTGAGCCCGTGGATGTGTTCCAGGTCGCGCGCGCTGTAGATGATGGGCGAGGCGTAGAAGAGGAAGCGCAGGAACAGTTTGATCGCGCGCTCCAGGTCTCGGAAGAAGACCACGAGCGGGGCGACGATGAGGCCGACGCCGACCGTGAGCACGACCTGGATGGAGATGGCGAGCGGGAACAGCAGGATGTCGAGGTTGACCTTTGCGCCGCTGAAGATGGCGAACACCGCGAGCACGGGCAGGGAGAGGAGGAACTCGATCCCCTTGGAGGCCACGATCCGGTTGACCCAGATCGAGCGCGGGATCATGGTCGATCGGATCAGCTTCGACTCCCGCAGGAATGCCCGTGTGGAGTCGGAGACGGAGCCGTTGAACCACATCCACGGGAGCAGCGCGGAGAGGAGGAAGACGATGTAGGGGTTTTCGCCGACGTTCCGGTGGAAGATCTGTGTGAAGACGAGCCAGTAGATGCCGCTCATCACGAGCGGATCGAGGATCGACCATAGATAGCCCAGTGCACTCGTGGAATAGCGCACGCGCAGATCGCGCCTGGTCAGCAACCAGAGGGAGTGCCGATAGCGCGCGAACTTCGTCCGCTGGCCGGGCCGCACCTCAGAGAATGTACTGGTCACAGAACCCATCGTATTGATCGTTGCCGTGTGCTTCTGACACGGCCACGGTCACCAGTCGAGACGATCCGGCTCTCAGACGAAGAGATTGGCGCGTTCGAGGTCTTCGGCGAAGTCGACCTCCACCGCGTACAGGTCTGAGATGTCGACCGGTTCGGCGAGGAGGTTGTCCTGTTCGATGGCGAGCTCGATCCCGCGCTCGAAGTA of Leifsonia poae contains these proteins:
- a CDS encoding ABC transporter permease, with the protein product MTSTFSEVRPGQRTKFARYRHSLWLLTRRDLRVRYSTSALGYLWSILDPLVMSGIYWLVFTQIFHRNVGENPYIVFLLSALLPWMWFNGSVSDSTRAFLRESKLIRSTMIPRSIWVNRIVASKGIEFLLSLPVLAVFAIFSGAKVNLDILLFPLAISIQVVLTVGVGLIVAPLVVFFRDLERAIKLFLRFLFYASPIIYSARDLEHIHGLRDIAAFNPLTGLFSIYRSTFFAQELDWHLVLTSSLVSLILLGIGVLVFRRCEAAVLKEI
- a CDS encoding glycosyltransferase family 2 protein, producing the protein MPDTAAQNTLPGVSYVMPVLNEVTHVRAAVDSLLRQDYAGPFEVTLALGPSMDGTTELVAELAAVDPRIHVVDNVVGSTPAGLNLAIRASQYPIVVRVDAHSVLPPDYARIAVETIEQTGADNVGGLMDAQGTTPFEAAVARAYGSRIGLGGTKLHVGGEAGPAETVYLGVFRRDRLLEVGLFDEGIKRGQDWELNRRLRSTGGTVWFTPELKVTYRPRPNLYRLARQFVSTGVWRGELARRFPAANGLRYFAPPVMVIAVAVGLILGIVGIVQAAVGAAPWLLLGFAVPAFYILVVIASAILWGRRDGLRSFLWFLVVLPCIHFCWGIGFVLGYLSLTRNITAHTGR
- a CDS encoding CDP-alcohol phosphatidyltransferase family protein, whose translation is MSAPDSGARGARPTSIAELRAVAQPPEVRGRRNAEHWTASLYLRNLSPYLTWFLLKTPISANGVTGLMILVGWATAASLLIPGIAGPALALVLGQLQMLVDCCDGEVARWRKTSSPAGIFLDNVGHYSTETLIAIALGFRAAGYPFQAPDDFLWTNLGTLLALIVVLNKALNDMVRVARANAGLTKLADTQSEYAPTNGAIARLRRVARFVPFHRLYHSVELTILIFVFGIVGLFIGDQLADRILLSALVPLALLALVGHFVTIMASKRVRG
- a CDS encoding helix-turn-helix domain-containing protein codes for the protein MAERHSRAAQILGERVRTARMKLGLSQESVADLAQMHVTNFGKIERGSANPSLHTIVRISSVLGIDPAILIGGLDGDDLPAALRVLTAAEFMRERRNRTRR
- a CDS encoding glycosyltransferase family 2 protein, translated to MAEARVGVVVLTQGTRPDELRHGIDSVLAQVGVSTDIVVVGNGWDPATSDPPLPPGVGILHLEENLGIPAGRNSGVPLVEGEILLFLDDDASIPSFRFLADAIALLGRDASVGMIQPRIVDPSGTMSPRRWIPRIRKGDPAHSSPVFSVCEAVIVMPRRVFERTGGWAAPFFYAHEGIDLAWKVWDQGLRTWYAGELVVNHPAVSPTRHTEYYRLNARNRVWLARRNLPVVLMPLYVGSWTGIQIVRWFRRPAALKAWFGGWAEGWRSDPGERRPISWSTVWRMALAGRPPIV
- a CDS encoding S1C family serine protease → MTDTPITPEPAKPDHDAAAEPVVDAVAQNIPEPAQAPVADTTSAVPAEPAAQTLESPAPIEPSVAAPEVPTAAEVPAVAEVPTAAEVPTAAAVPAVAVAPIPSEGQATQPQGVAAPTATQPTQPLPPQAYGQQPYGQQPAAPQQYGQQPYGQQSTAQQPTVPQPNYGQGSFGQPGAHAPYQGAPQQPYAPQAPNQQYATQNGGAPAGAAPKTAKKRSTGVIIATLAIGALIGGVAGAGAGVGIYAASGANNAVIKTATGPQNITVNNANDATTVTAVAAKASPSVVTISVTGSSEGGTGSGIVLTSDGYILTNTHVVTLDGQASNVTISVQDNNGKIYTAKIVGTDPTTDLAVIKLDGASGMAPITFADSSKLNVGDTAVAIGAPLGLSGTVTDGIVSALNRSISIASSAAPKSSDGSSGGGSGGDSNGNPFNFDFPGQGGSGSGSQSQTQTQATISLPVIQTDAAINPGNSGGALLNAKGELIGVNVAIASASGSSSSGTQSGNIGVGFSIPSNLAKRVSDELIKNGSASHGLLGASVVDASSDAKATTVGAEIKTVTSGGAAAGGGLKAGDIVVGFNGLPITSATDLTAQVRALAAGSKADLTYIRDGQTKTTSVTLGSLPAS
- a CDS encoding ABC transporter ATP-binding protein — its product is MPEPVISVTGLGVRFRRNRGGRRSFKDLFSTRQRRVRPDDFWALRDVSFTVHSGESIGVVGRNGQGKSTLLKLVAGVMLPDEGTVRVDDGVAPLIEITGGFVDDLTVRDNVYLTAGLHGMSKAQIDERFGSIIDFAEIGDFVDTPYKHLSSGMKVRIAFSVISQLEEPIILVDEVLAVGDRSFREKCYTRIEELLDGGRTLFFVSHNEKDLRRFCTRGLYLDKGKLVLDGPIDDVLDLYNVDYGS